aggtgggaattacagagaggggttaaatgcaaacatgcaatgcaaacatgtgcacacatgatACAGTATTAAACcctaagcacatcataatgaaactaaagcttaatcctggacattttctcaaagttAGAAACCCCAGCcggacgcttttttaaggtccaaaaaaagaggacatgtccgggaaaaagaggacgtacaGTCACCCtgacaaaagcatttcagagaacaatgtgTGTTCAtctctaccaaattaactttgcgtAAAATTTATTTGCGCATGGACCAGGAGGTTGCCCATGTGAGTcatgactggcaagagagaaccagaactataatcaagaaGCTGTCTATATTgcgttatgtcaaaagattaatttctttggttttaaatgaaaaaaattgtaatcttgatagtattcccatgtttaaaaaaatgtacctgtaatctgattactttgttttttgacgtaactgcaacggattacagttaccaagttcaagcaccagcactgccaagctgccactgttaggcccttgagcaaggcccttaaccttctctgcttcaggggcgctgtatcatggctgaccctgcgctctgaccccaacttcctaacatgctggggtatgcaaagaaaataatttcactgtgcatatgtacatgtgatcaataaaggctcattatcattaccatGCAAggctttaaaaagaaacaataggATCTTGAAATCAGTTCTGTATTTCACCAGTAACCAGTGGAATGAGGCTAAGATGGGTGTTATGTGCTCTTTTTGGTCCTAGTCAAAAAGTGAGCTGCAGCGTTCTGTGCAATGTAGCTGATGACCTAACCATTAGGCAATTATGGGTGTCTATgagtagtatatatatatatatatatatatatgagtagtATATATGTGTCTATATTGAGTAGTACATATATTATTGTTAATAGCTgggttgttattatttttaatcagcCCCTAGATATTAAGGTAGTGACTATGAACCTATGGCTTTTGGGTGGACATGTTTTGGACCTTTTTGTTTTGGGGCAGTTGAATGACCTGTCTGAGCCCACATGGGTACATGCCTGAAGCTGAAGTGTCAGCAGGTCTTAATGGACAGCAACAATTATGAGCACTCAGGACCACACCATTCAGATAAGTAGATAAGGGAAAAGGGCACTTGGCACAGAACTGGTGCTCTTCAGCTGTGTACACTGCTTCTACTTGTACTTGTGAACTAATAAATCAGGCATATCAGTGATTAAGAATCCAATCCTCTTTatcgctctctttcttttttcatgtaTATCTCTCAGTGATATCCCTTCTATTTTTCATCTCCATCCCCCACTTCCTCCCTGCCCCCTTTCCTGTCCTATGTCTCCATTAAGTGCTGCCATATGAGTAAGACCAATAGTCACCCAGTGGCCTCTGTCTGGACCCTGCTATGAACAGAGTCCTTGTGCAACTAAAAGCAATGAGACAAACCAGCTTCCTCTacttacctacacacacacgtgtatgtgtatgtgtacacgTGCATGTACACCCAGCtcaaaacacatacaaacaccCACAGAATAGCACCACAAACACTTCTCTTCACTTTAGGGCTTTAGACAATGCTTTAGATATACAAATTTTCAAAAGtgatgatctctctctctctctctctctctctctctctctgtcagaggGATCCTCTCCCTGCAGCTCTGGCTGAGCTGATGAAGAGCGGCTCTGTCTCCTCCACAGAAGATCTGCAGCTGTTGCTGCTCTCTGACTCCGTAGGTAAATCTGCTCCTTCCAAATTCATCATTTTTCACATACCGTATCACACCGGTCCATTCATGCCTTTTTTAATTCTCACCGTCAGTGCTCTCCGATAAGGCTCTATCCTCTCAAACCTAACACAGTCTCAATTACATCTTACATAAATTAGAACATACTGATGTGTTGAAAAAATTTGCATTCAGAACCAAATGTACTATATTTTGCAGTTCAATAAGCAGTATGTCTAGTTTCAAAGGTACAATACACCGGTAATATAACCACACAACGTTCAACTGTAATGAAACAAAGCATTCTTAAAAGTAGAGGTGATTCTAAAAATAGGTGATATATAGCGCCAGAataattcattttcacatgaacCATGTATCATGTTAtttgaacatacagtacatacagctTTATACAGTAACCAAATTCTTACTATCATGGTGAAGTCAAACAACTTTGTTActgtacttttattttcttgaaTTATATGAACTGTGAACacagctttcttttcttttagcaAGCACTTTTAAAAGCAACACTATCCTTCATATTGGTAAAGAAGTGTTTTGGTATTTGCTCTGAAAAAGGTGTTCAGTATggcactcactctcactccaaTGCAActggggttttatttttctttataaaaaaaataatctagtAAAATTTAATAGAATGCTTATTTCATGCCATAATTGATAATTATACCATAGCACTTTTCTTAATTTTCTCtaagagcagctctgagagtagttcCTGctgcaagacaaaaaaaacacgcttatattaatgctctcattctaatacattatcgtttccatagtaacaactcattcaccgTTGTATGTCAGATAGtccacataatctaataaacagaaaaagaagCATGGTATTTAACTACAGAAACATAATTGATAGTTGATGTGGTaatgctttctgtaaggagacttaaaaaaaaaattatttatggaaggagtctccagtgtcagcaggtTCTTACAGAGATACTAAAGCTCTAAcgttttctgccatgggaaagtcttcaggacagaggatttttcattttttttgtcttattaacttaaaagaGCCATGAAAGAGGTTGCTGATGGAATGAgtatttatagtttatttatattcagttATTACTGTGTATTTAATAGGAAATGTAATGTAGTTGTATGTTGAGTGAGACATGTATGGGCAGACTTGTCAATGAGTGTATCATCCATATAAGATTGCACATTCAATTAGAATATGAGTAGCATGCATCAAACACTACTTTAATAGAATGCTTGGTGTTTCCTTAATAGAGCCTGAGAGACAGATTATAACAGTTGTTTGGAAATATTGTAACAATGCTAACATGCATAATTAAAAGTTGTAGAGATAACATCACTCAGATTAATATGGAagctattttaaaattaaatgattGCAGATGATGATCCAGAGAGCGACCATGCCAACAATACCAACAATCGGCTGCCAAGGAGCCTTCTGGGTAAGTTTCAGACAGCTTGTTATTTATATCTTGTTTTTCTATCTCTGCTACTAGTGTACCTCTCTCTTTCATACTCTCATattttttcacactttttttagCTACTGATTAAGATTTTCTGTGGCAGATATAAATCACACTGAGATGTCTGACTATAAATCTTGTGCAGAATCCTcagatgttgttttaaaaatccatttggCTCTAAGCTGCTGACTGATGCCAGCTAGCTGGCTGCTTGACTGATGGttctgtgtgcgagtgtgtataTGCTTGTGCAAACGTGTATGTGACTGGTGCCTTCGTCTCAGTGATAACAGCCTCTCCATCACACTAAGCATCGTTACCTCATTCCCCGAATCAGCAAATCGAACCTGTCAGTCACTGAGGTAAAGGTGTTTTTCAGGCAGCTGGATCAAATCACTGTCTATATCATGACAGAGAAAAATGAGGAGCATCCACATTATGTGGCAGGGCATCAGTGCTAGTGCTGAGTGAGCTCTTTTTAAGACAAACCACAGCACAAAATTTATTCGGCAGCATTCTAGCATCTGTTGTACCTACTGGCTACATCTTTAACCGAAAGAGCTTGTCCACAGAGATCTCTGTTTTCTAACTGCatcagcaactactcatcctaacttaatataatatagttcAGTTCAGCTTGGGacaaagtttttattattattcattgtaCAGTGTAATGAAAAGCTTACATGCATGCAAGAGATAAGATATAATGTCTGGGCAGTTTGGGAAAACTCAGTTTGTGTTGCTGTATAGCTGAATTCTTGGAAATAGTCAAGTTTGAATTTGGCCAAACGTTTATTGCAAActtttatttgattcattttattgtcagtgttttattactttctACTCAGCCTAGGATATGTTCCTGTGAAGATCATGTTGGATAAGGAGCCAGTTTCACAAACACGGTGGTCAGTTTGTCAAAAAATACCTGTTctaaaccttgctagctaagtgtgatttcctcacacagtgaatgtcaggcTTTGGATAAGTTTTTAGCTTTAATGAAAAGGACATAAgcattcagttcagtttgtaataGGATATAAATGGTATATTTGTGATCTTTTCACCCTGTACACTGCCTCAAGACCCCTTTTTAAGGCTAAAGGTGACCGGGCTTTCTCGGTGGCTGCTCCTAGGCTTTGGAATAGTCTTCCTCTCCACATGAGACCTTCCCCTtacatttctgtgtttaaatcctTGTTGAAGAtctatttctattttctatGATTTAATTAACGGTGCAAATTTTTCATTGGTccttttttttgggttttgtctaatttgttttatttctgttttatatttcttgtacagcactttggtttcaacatctgttgtttttaaatgtgctttataagtcaataaactaaactaaactaaactgtCCCTCACAATCagaattaaatctttaaatgcaattttcttcttttttcacttttgtgttaaacagatttttaaatgcTACAACAGAATTCAGTTTAGGAAAGTCTGCAATATTCAGAACTATAGCAGAAAATGCCAAAAGTGGTTGTATCCTCTTAGGACAAAATGATAGAAAAGACACGCACACTACCTTCTTCAAAGCAGACATGGAGGCTAAGAGGGTTATAACAAAACTTTTACTCTCTTTTGGGTCTTTTCAAATTATCTTTGTTCTGGTATTGCCTTATGAGGTACCTTCATTGTCCATAACTTCTAGGATTGGGGGTTGCAAATGTTTCAGTCAACTTTGTAGTCTTgtcatcaacacacacacacacacacacacacacacacacacacacacacacgttttctcCCCAGTTTTGTTACCATTACCACCCACCATTCAGCACTCACCCTATCAAACGACAGCGGCCAAGCAGGAAGGCTAACATGTGCCTGCTCTAACAAGATTAACATGAGACACATGAAGACAGCCACACACTCGGAAGAAAGCAATATCTGCCCTCTTTCACATATATGAGCTCCCAGACATCCACAATTGGATAttgttgctctgattgacagggaaaaGAGAATATACCATCCCTCCTACCCAGAGAGCAAGGCCAACTTCTTTTTCTTGGCTCCCAGCCAAGACCATCGGGACAACAATAGGATGAAGGTTTTATCGCCCCACTCAGAAGCCAGTATTGtgttttttctatttgtttatttatttatttatgtatgtatgtatttatttatttattttatatggcCTTTAAGCAAAATTTATATGGCCATTTAGCAATGACCTTAAATCTACAGTGGgttccaaaagtctgagagcactagtaaAAATGCTTCTGTTTTCCATTCTTTTCTGATTCAATGGTACAGTtttcatgacaaattatattattgacaacaacttggatgaaaagtagaatcttgcTTCTTAGTATTTGATATATCccctttaatgacagtgtgcactcgagctggcatggactccacagtTTGTGCAAAAActtatgatccatttttagATCAAATTCATCAGTGttatctgaacacatgcttcagtagaagagattaggcagGAGGAAAATCTGAATTAACATGGTCAATGTTAACAACtctgcttacatttaaatagtgacctagaaatagtgcagaatcttgaatattaaatatttactttctttgttctaaatatttcaaaattctaaaaccctCTGTTTACTTTCCAAAAAGGATTTtcccactatatatatatatatatatatatatatatatatatatatatatatatatatatatatatatgtgtgtatatagtggGAAAAtcctttttggaaaaaaatatatatatatatatatatatatatatatatatatatatatatatatatatataacctaaaCATCAGCAAATTTTCAAGCcctgaaagtagataaagagaactgaattatacaaatgagacaaaaatattatatttggtcatttacttattgaggaaaatgatccaatattacatatgtgtAAGTGACAAAAgaatgtgaacctttgctttcagtatctggtgtgagccccttatgcagcaataactgcagccaaacatttccggtaactgttgatcagtaattcacatcagcttggaggaattttagaacATTCCCCAGCACAGAACAGCATCAACTCTGGATGTttttgggtttcctcacatgacctgcttgcttcaggtccttccacaacatttctactagATAAAGGTCAGGACTtggacttggccattccaaaacattaactttatttttctaacattaaccctgccatgcacaccattgttgttcagtgttctcctgatggtggacatTAACAATAACCAATGTGTAtgtagttgcttagaagttaccctgggtttctttgtgacctcgcagactattacacatcttgctcttggagtgatctttgtttgtcaaccactcctggggagggtaataatggtcttgaatttcctccatttgtacacagtctgtctgactgtagcttggtggagtccaaactatttagagatggttttgtaaccttttccagtctgatgagcttcaacaacactttttctgaggtcctcagaaatctcctttgttcatgccatgatatgcctccacaaatgtgttgtgaagatcagactttgatagatctttaaataatacagcacactcactcacacctgattgtcatcccactgttttaaaacacctgactctaatttcaccttcaaattaactgctaatcctagaggttatATTTTAATACTTTTGCCAGTCACagttatgtaatattggattattttcctcaataaataaatgaacaagtacaCTTGTTCACagttttatctcatttgtttaattgggttctctttgtctactttcaggacttgtgtgaaaatctgatcatgttttaggtcatatttatgaagatatatagaaaattctaaagggttcacaaactttcaagcaccactgtaggtgCTATAATTTTTGCTGTTACCACTTAAGGATATTGATGACCCTTTACCTCATGGGGACTGATTAAACCATTAACAATCCTATTCTGTTCTAGTCATTTGTAAGACTGGAGTTAATCAGTTTTCTTGATAGTGGCTTATGTATTTTGGGCTTGTTGTATAAGTATCTGTAATATCCCTGTGTTTTCTTCTGTAGATGCTCCGCCAGCGCAGCAAGCCCAGTGTAAGGTGAGGACAGAGGTCATGGAGGTCACCCGCTCTATGCTGGACCGTAGCAATGCTAACTTTCTGCTATGGCCACCATGTGTGGAGGTGCAAAGATGCTCTGGGTGCTGCAACACAAAAACCCTTAAATGTGTAGCtgtactcactcacacacgccATCTACAGGtacgcacacagacacaataCAAGCATATCATACTTGCCTATGTTTAAGGGCTGGTCAGTTAGCAATAGTTTAATTGTGATCACCATATTTGGCTTTCTTAGTTAATTTAATAACTGATATTGATCAACATAGCTGAAGTTAGCAAATGATTTTTATGCATTAAGTGTGATAGTGTAATGGTAAAGCACAAAAAAGGACCTATATTGGCttaataatcaataaataatcatgacTTTAATACGAAGCAAATTGTCATCATCATTTTACCCATGCTGCACCTGcctttatttaaacatgcaTGCTAATGCTCACTTTGCTGTAATGTTAAAAGCACATTGTCTGTATAACAACAAATTTACAGTCATAAATGTCACActtaacacattaacacagtgTTACCATGCTTATCATGTTGCAATTACTTCTTGATGACAACATCATAAGGCGAACCCTCATTCATTCTCTACTCTTGTCTAGGTGATGAAGATTCAGTATGTGAACATGCGCCCGGTCTACAATAAAGCCGTAGTCTCAGTTAACGATCATGTGGAGTGCCGCTGTCAGCCTGCTCCTCGTCCAGCCTCGCGCAGAAAGTCTCCTGCTCACAAACAAGAAGCAAGAGATCGCTCAGGTAAACCTCGCAATAAAGATGAGCTTCACCGGAGAGATGAGCTTAAACCCAACCAGAGGCTTAAACTAGAGGATCTGCTAAGCCACAGCTGGCTACCCCTAGAAAATGGAGACGATGCCTGGAGCCATAATAAGACGCACCATGGAAAGAGCAGAGGCCATTCCCTTGGAGATGAGAGGatgtataacagcagctccaaTGGCACAAATGGCTGGTCTTCTGAGAGACTGGCAAATCCTCTACCCAATGATATTAAGAGAGAAGATACAGGTTTACTACTACACAATGTGACAAGGgcaagagagcgagtgagagagaaagaggccaAAGAtgtagaaatacagaaaaacagtACAATAAGTGATGATAGGCTGACTAATCAGTCATTAGTGAATGGGGTCGGCCCCACTGAaataaccaatcagattccacaGCATGAGTCAGAGCTAGTACAATGTGCAGGCCACAGCAAGAGTGCCGAGAGCAGTCAAGTACATAGAAACGAGACTACTTCCCAAATGGAGACCACCCAGAATCAAACACACAGTGAAGCACATGCTGGGCAGACCAATCAGACTATGGTTCCTAAACCTGCAGAGAAAACCAATCAAAAGCAAGGCCATGCCTTTAATGCAGAAAAAGAACCTAGTACAAGGATAAAAGGAAATGAGACTCCAGAGATGGAGAGCACTCAAGAGGAGATGGAGGGGACCAGAAGCAGTTCCACTTTGCTAAAGGAAAGGAAGGCTTTAGAGGAGGAAAAAGAGGAGCTGCTGTTACTTCACAAGCGCCTTGATGAAGAAAAGCACAAACATTTCCTGAAAGCCCAACAACAC
This genomic interval from Ictalurus furcatus strain D&B chromosome 2, Billie_1.0, whole genome shotgun sequence contains the following:
- the pdgfbb gene encoding uncharacterized protein pdgfbb, translating into MSTGLCWLRALLLAACLCFGSAERDPLPAALAELMKSGSVSSTEDLQLLLLSDSVDDDPESDHANNTNNRLPRSLLDAPPAQQAQCKVRTEVMEVTRSMLDRSNANFLLWPPCVEVQRCSGCCNTKTLKCVAVLTHTRHLQVMKIQYVNMRPVYNKAVVSVNDHVECRCQPAPRPASRRKSPAHKQEARDRSGKPRNKDELHRRDELKPNQRLKLEDLLSHSWLPLENGDDAWSHNKTHHGKSRGHSLGDERMYNSSSNGTNGWSSERLANPLPNDIKREDTGLLLHNVTRARERVREKEAKDVEIQKNSTISDDRLTNQSLVNGVGPTEITNQIPQHESELVQCAGHSKSAESSQVHRNETTSQMETTQNQTHSEAHAGQTNQTMVPKPAEKTNQKQGHAFNAEKEPSTRIKGNETPEMESTQEEMEGTRSSSTLLKERKALEEEKEELLLLHKRLDEEKHKHFLKAQQHSQHEDQKQQQPHPKPQQTHTTTQRTESRTSTPVRVSTPHTHPRLPPHPPKRLRKHRNRISKAVMRAMLM